Proteins found in one Haloarcula litorea genomic segment:
- a CDS encoding DEAD/DEAH box helicase: MEKTIEWLRNRPYYEGQITHQERTPGASAETSPIDLDHRLASALSRHDINELFQHQADAIEVVRDGDNVVLATPTASGKSLAYTVPALERALDHHGKTLYIAPMNALINDQRDTISKIAAGLEGSRSVDVATYTGLLTDSEKREVWARQPDVLLTTPDMIHKSLLPYSKSPKHWKWLFQQLETVVVDEVHEFRGIFGSHVSLIFRRLSRLAEYYDSTPQYICCSATIGNPIEHAAAVTGQQPSQFSLINDDASATGPRQWVFWNPPLREDEELEAESATADGPPSNAEGSSEASPPPSSPVEVPHHNEIIGGERRSHHPETVRLFCDLVQRGYQTLVFTRARQGTEQYANWCDSKLRKRGEHELADQVTAYHSALQDERRTTIEAGLRDGSIRGVWSTNALELGIDVGSLDVVLLDGHPGTSMSTFQRAGRAGRGENPSLVVLVASPNPLDQYCMANPDLLFDGDPEQAAVNPANTQILDDHVCCAAQELFLRTSDDTYFGAEYPATVASLDDADQLERFSSRTGPRWKYMGEDSPQHTMDIRSIDDRQIELYDRLRDRTLTSLPFGDALRDAHPGAIYHHQKESYRVTEAEFDADRVLLKSVNTMGYTRPLTEKRITIEEELKTGGLASQETVSVGFADLTVAEEVTGYMLYDHPSDEDGVERAFDEPLPERTIRTRGLYFTIPPQIEQDIKAASEEEDGFLASIHALEHALISLFPLEILCARRDVGGLSTEYHSHTGWSTIFVHDGHPGGVGLTREAFGKLETMLERTLEMLSSCPCEDGCPSCVHSPQCGNANRTLNKRLAIRLLKQLLEVPVQP; encoded by the coding sequence GTGGAGAAGACAATCGAGTGGCTTAGAAACCGGCCCTACTACGAGGGGCAAATCACCCATCAGGAGCGAACGCCAGGGGCCTCGGCCGAAACCTCACCAATCGATCTTGATCACCGGTTAGCGAGCGCACTCTCTCGTCACGATATCAACGAACTCTTCCAACACCAAGCGGACGCAATCGAAGTCGTCCGAGACGGAGACAATGTCGTACTCGCTACTCCGACGGCTAGCGGTAAGAGTCTCGCCTATACGGTGCCAGCACTCGAGCGCGCTCTTGATCACCACGGTAAGACGCTCTATATCGCACCGATGAACGCTCTGATTAACGATCAAAGAGATACTATTTCCAAGATTGCTGCAGGTCTTGAGGGGAGTCGGAGCGTCGACGTTGCGACATATACAGGACTACTGACGGACTCCGAGAAACGTGAAGTCTGGGCCCGCCAACCAGATGTTCTCTTGACCACCCCCGATATGATCCATAAAAGTTTGCTCCCATATTCTAAATCACCAAAACACTGGAAGTGGCTCTTCCAACAGCTCGAGACGGTCGTCGTCGACGAAGTACACGAGTTCCGAGGGATATTCGGAAGCCACGTCTCACTAATTTTCCGTCGTCTCTCGCGTTTGGCAGAGTACTACGATTCTACTCCCCAGTACATCTGCTGCTCTGCAACTATCGGGAATCCAATCGAACACGCAGCAGCAGTCACTGGACAGCAACCCAGCCAGTTCTCACTAATCAACGACGATGCTAGTGCGACAGGCCCTCGCCAGTGGGTATTCTGGAATCCACCGCTAAGAGAAGACGAGGAACTGGAGGCAGAATCGGCGACAGCCGACGGACCACCTTCAAATGCGGAAGGCAGTTCTGAAGCGAGTCCACCACCATCAAGCCCGGTTGAAGTACCCCACCACAACGAGATTATAGGCGGAGAGCGCCGTTCCCATCACCCAGAAACGGTGCGGTTGTTCTGCGATCTTGTTCAACGAGGGTATCAGACGCTCGTCTTCACACGGGCCAGACAGGGAACCGAGCAGTACGCAAACTGGTGCGATAGCAAGCTTCGAAAGCGTGGTGAACACGAGCTAGCCGACCAGGTTACTGCATACCACTCAGCACTCCAGGACGAACGTCGGACCACCATCGAGGCGGGGCTTCGCGATGGATCCATTCGAGGTGTCTGGAGTACGAACGCACTCGAACTCGGCATCGACGTCGGCAGTCTTGACGTCGTCCTTCTCGACGGACATCCAGGAACAAGCATGAGCACATTCCAGCGCGCGGGGCGGGCAGGACGTGGAGAAAATCCGAGTCTCGTTGTCCTCGTAGCAAGTCCGAATCCGTTAGACCAGTACTGTATGGCGAATCCGGATCTCCTGTTCGACGGCGACCCTGAACAAGCAGCAGTCAACCCCGCAAACACCCAGATACTAGATGACCACGTCTGCTGTGCGGCTCAAGAGCTGTTCCTGCGCACCAGTGATGACACCTACTTTGGCGCTGAATATCCGGCGACTGTTGCGTCTCTTGATGACGCAGACCAACTAGAGCGATTTAGCTCTCGAACCGGTCCCCGGTGGAAGTACATGGGAGAGGACAGCCCGCAACACACGATGGACATCCGCTCTATCGATGATCGGCAAATCGAACTGTATGATCGACTGCGTGATAGGACACTTACCTCGCTGCCGTTTGGCGATGCGCTTCGTGATGCACACCCCGGTGCAATCTATCATCATCAAAAGGAGTCGTATCGTGTGACGGAGGCAGAATTCGATGCTGACCGTGTGCTCCTGAAGTCAGTGAACACGATGGGGTATACCCGTCCACTCACTGAGAAACGAATTACTATCGAAGAGGAGCTCAAGACGGGCGGTCTCGCCTCACAGGAGACTGTCTCTGTTGGATTTGCGGATCTCACCGTCGCCGAAGAAGTGACGGGATACATGCTCTATGACCACCCATCAGATGAGGACGGCGTCGAGCGGGCTTTCGACGAGCCGCTTCCTGAACGGACAATTCGCACCCGTGGGCTCTATTTCACAATTCCGCCGCAGATCGAGCAGGACATCAAAGCTGCGAGTGAGGAAGAGGACGGATTTCTCGCGAGTATTCACGCTCTGGAGCACGCACTGATCTCTTTGTTCCCACTCGAGATTCTCTGTGCTCGTCGCGACGTCGGTGGGCTCTCGACCGAGTATCATTCACACACTGGATGGAGCACGATTTTCGTCCACGATGGTCATCCAGGTGGAGTAGGACTTACTCGAGAAGCGTTCGGGAAGCTGGAGACAATGCTTGAGCGCACGCTGGAAATGCTCTCTAGCTGTCCCTGTGAAGACGGGTGTCCATCGTGCGTTCACTCGCCGCAATGTGGGAATGCGAATCGGACGCTAAACAAGCGGCTCGCAATCCGTCTTCTGAAGCAACTGTTAGAGGTTCCTGTTCAGCCATAG
- a CDS encoding ribonuclease H-like domain-containing protein has product MAGDLGVRLLALRCDALVDATTTAIEDLVDYFDADLIYIVEEKLDMRTVSTVERTASCPVIYTRGSAVHTETVDGITVSIVRSLDFIGGASTASGQEIPDDVDYVICDEIQTSVDSVSLDVSLDGLEHLARFQHRTDREATFLTGAMEASYDFVWKADVDDESVRLPVRGLAPTRRQGAPELACLSLDSGGRIALSTTPADKFGLRALSGVGKGTAPKLSRNGYETRDDVAAATEHDLREVRGIGESKAQSIRQSAHALSEGCVLRLTDEAVPAADYSPLFIDIETDGLNPSIIWLIGVYDPETDEYVDFIDTEPSRDNPGKATREFVAWLASEYDRTSLIAWNGHNFDFKHLSRFIRGHAPEYADYWSDSVFEYDLFDWAVRKDNAILPGRTNRVEDVAEALGHGRDSAAAAVDGKSLAKTIQRLLVSPDRARDVDWDTARAYCEADVRELAGVYESIAEATPGHKHARVSADENTTQTGLMDF; this is encoded by the coding sequence ATGGCGGGCGACCTTGGAGTACGTCTGCTTGCTCTCCGGTGTGACGCGCTAGTCGACGCTACGACGACCGCCATCGAAGATCTCGTCGATTACTTCGATGCGGATCTCATCTACATTGTCGAAGAAAAGTTGGATATGCGAACCGTAAGCACTGTCGAGCGTACCGCCTCGTGCCCGGTAATTTACACTCGGGGGAGCGCGGTTCACACTGAGACTGTTGACGGGATTACTGTATCCATCGTCAGGTCGCTCGACTTCATTGGTGGAGCCTCTACCGCCAGCGGGCAAGAGATTCCAGACGACGTCGACTACGTCATTTGTGATGAGATACAGACGAGCGTCGACTCGGTCTCTTTAGATGTCTCGCTCGATGGCCTCGAACACCTCGCTCGCTTCCAACACCGAACCGACCGAGAAGCGACGTTCCTCACCGGAGCCATGGAGGCTAGTTACGATTTCGTGTGGAAGGCCGACGTCGACGACGAGAGCGTTCGCCTTCCCGTCCGCGGGCTTGCTCCAACCCGTCGGCAAGGGGCACCCGAACTCGCCTGCCTTTCGCTTGATTCGGGTGGCCGCATCGCTTTGTCCACGACACCGGCGGATAAATTCGGCCTCCGAGCGCTCTCGGGTGTGGGCAAGGGAACCGCCCCGAAGCTCTCTCGGAATGGGTATGAGACGCGTGACGACGTCGCAGCCGCGACGGAACACGATCTTCGTGAGGTTCGAGGTATCGGTGAGTCGAAAGCGCAGAGCATCCGCCAGAGCGCCCACGCATTGTCCGAAGGATGCGTGCTCCGTCTTACAGACGAAGCTGTCCCCGCAGCAGACTACAGTCCGCTATTCATTGATATCGAGACTGACGGCCTCAACCCGAGTATCATCTGGCTCATCGGGGTTTACGACCCTGAAACCGACGAGTACGTGGACTTCATCGATACGGAACCGTCACGAGACAACCCAGGGAAAGCCACTCGAGAGTTTGTTGCGTGGCTAGCCAGCGAGTACGATCGCACGTCCCTCATCGCGTGGAACGGCCACAACTTCGACTTCAAACACCTCAGCCGATTCATCCGAGGACACGCACCGGAGTACGCAGACTACTGGTCGGACTCCGTGTTCGAGTACGACCTGTTCGATTGGGCCGTGCGAAAAGACAACGCCATCCTCCCCGGTCGGACGAATCGGGTCGAAGACGTCGCTGAGGCTCTCGGGCATGGGCGCGACTCGGCTGCTGCCGCTGTGGATGGGAAATCACTGGCGAAGACCATCCAGCGGCTTCTCGTATCTCCAGACCGCGCTCGTGACGTAGACTGGGACACTGCTCGGGCATACTGTGAGGCAGATGTCCGTGAGCTGGCTGGAGTCTACGAATCGATTGCTGAGGCGACACCTGGACACAAGCATGCCCGCGTTTCTGCTGATGAAAACACCACGCAGACCGGACTCATGGACTTCTAA
- a CDS encoding HesA/MoeB/ThiF family protein translates to MTGAYRARAVGEKSPPSQAAEFQFALSEEAWDTLDGFLKPPEGHHLHGLPERGAIGIITPSTGDRRTTYLLQKVVEPGPGDVYFDGQLKFHPDYTLRAINEAAEVPGAGLIFIHTHPGSGATPSGPDKIADKEELYDIGLNLGSEVPLAAGIVTDRPNPETGQREWSVRAYEFVYPNSSKAEGASRTGEETGEFTHATAVRVVGERIKKLPTIRDAAGPAGTGGAIDSEAQDSTVELWGERGQQTLAGFRVGVVGLGGVGSLLAEQLARLGVEETVFVDFDYLERANLNRSYGATADDVGKPKVEVAKKVAERSATNPRFTAQAEYGSVVEEDEEHACLPQLLNCDVIINAADTHWVRFLLDEVSHAHLIPVLDGGTELIPNDEKDELDIGSRSLISATGPGHPCLECTGHWFHGDEEEGVIHDREPDAARGAGYVQGLDDGEELADDGEGDERAPSVATNNGLVASLLALRFQALAVGITSQALVGSQEYDALFGTVGWQEDSNNEKRISCKEDCARKEALARGDHYELPTEPDPTFRKVLEEHREGDQQRETAEPDDEEQTERGVFQRITAYVARLVNRSSKESSQ, encoded by the coding sequence ATGACAGGAGCGTACCGTGCCCGTGCAGTCGGTGAGAAGTCGCCACCCAGTCAGGCGGCAGAATTCCAGTTTGCGCTCAGTGAGGAGGCATGGGACACACTTGATGGATTCCTGAAGCCGCCCGAAGGCCACCATCTGCATGGTTTACCCGAGCGAGGAGCCATCGGAATCATCACCCCCAGCACGGGAGACAGAAGGACGACGTACCTGTTACAGAAGGTCGTCGAACCGGGCCCGGGAGACGTCTACTTCGACGGCCAGCTAAAGTTCCACCCAGACTATACGCTGCGAGCAATCAACGAGGCTGCAGAAGTGCCAGGAGCGGGTCTAATCTTCATCCACACCCATCCGGGAAGCGGTGCGACCCCGTCTGGCCCCGACAAAATAGCTGATAAAGAAGAACTGTACGACATCGGTCTGAATCTCGGCTCGGAGGTCCCGCTCGCAGCGGGTATCGTGACAGATCGACCTAACCCCGAGACTGGCCAACGCGAATGGTCGGTTCGGGCGTATGAGTTCGTCTACCCGAACTCATCAAAGGCTGAAGGGGCAAGCCGTACCGGAGAGGAAACAGGTGAGTTCACGCACGCAACAGCGGTCCGAGTTGTAGGTGAACGAATCAAAAAGCTCCCAACGATCAGGGATGCTGCTGGGCCGGCTGGTACGGGCGGAGCGATCGACTCGGAAGCTCAGGATTCAACGGTAGAGCTCTGGGGGGAACGCGGTCAACAGACGCTTGCTGGCTTCCGCGTTGGAGTCGTAGGTCTCGGAGGCGTCGGTTCGCTCCTCGCCGAACAGTTAGCGCGTCTCGGCGTTGAAGAAACGGTCTTCGTCGACTTCGACTACCTCGAACGTGCGAACCTCAATCGGTCTTACGGCGCTACAGCTGATGATGTCGGTAAGCCGAAAGTCGAGGTGGCAAAGAAAGTCGCGGAGCGGTCGGCGACGAACCCGCGATTCACCGCACAGGCAGAGTACGGAAGCGTAGTCGAGGAAGACGAGGAGCACGCTTGCCTTCCACAACTACTCAACTGCGATGTCATCATCAACGCCGCTGACACGCACTGGGTTCGATTCCTCCTTGACGAGGTTTCGCATGCTCACCTCATTCCCGTTCTTGACGGAGGAACCGAGCTCATCCCGAATGACGAAAAAGATGAACTCGACATCGGGTCTAGATCGCTCATCTCCGCTACGGGACCAGGACATCCCTGTCTCGAGTGTACTGGCCACTGGTTCCACGGAGATGAGGAAGAGGGCGTGATTCACGACAGAGAGCCAGATGCCGCCCGTGGGGCGGGATACGTCCAAGGCCTGGATGACGGTGAAGAGCTGGCAGATGATGGCGAAGGTGATGAGCGGGCGCCCTCCGTGGCCACGAACAACGGGCTCGTGGCATCACTCTTGGCCCTTCGTTTCCAAGCGCTTGCAGTCGGCATCACCTCACAAGCTCTCGTTGGCAGTCAGGAGTACGATGCTCTCTTTGGTACGGTTGGCTGGCAAGAAGATAGCAATAATGAAAAACGGATCTCGTGCAAGGAGGACTGCGCCCGGAAAGAAGCACTCGCACGGGGTGACCACTACGAGTTGCCGACTGAGCCCGATCCGACATTCCGGAAGGTCCTTGAAGAACACAGAGAGGGCGATCAGCAACGAGAGACCGCCGAACCGGATGATGAAGAGCAAACAGAGAGGGGCGTCTTTCAGCGCATTACTGCGTATGTCGCTCGTCTCGTGAACCGAAGCTCGAAGGAATCGTCTCAGTAG
- a CDS encoding tyrosyl-DNA phosphodiesterase has product MKFDVPLDTGSSDHSHVEIFKSWRSFSDVFDGAKRMRVVTYCDSPEFILDLFEDLDDLESLEVVVGDVSDYRERLIDKPDLADRLEQLRSEGKLVIYLCENKEVHSKLYLVEYNDSVLEEADEDGDEDQMTLGGEAPVETEPEDTDDGTPAKVIVGSPNLSRNAWSNQTNIGVVYDTKTDSELYGEFEELYRDHRDSYNSGGPFLEDLSEQLELSDDDREEVIKLYTEGRVGTQDELGEVHGRLADHIDAEVEAVDLALDGGTDTVAEQESEEPELDTEDEPVENDPDLEDAPQDRITLSLRGYEESTVDTLSQMTDFDATVSNDTLTTTPDAFQRYAQQVFDVPTMHLNESKDELKFHYDGTVYRVTQPPSNPERVDEALAEIEDYFATVDNYGNSNNPTAVKAHMYEALLWFFWAPFANRQAQFYREHGINLDKALPYLYVFGESNGGKGTFCRFALSLISGNRVEAPVDADEIGKRKVRNLRSAHTSFPVVVDDITKQKVNSLDTLRNYWSGWTGETAYPMFAFISNDKRPGEWFRNRAKILRFDVNFMTSHQGEAEVNRLIDTENPIFQWFGYEYLNRDLELGTDSDALREVRAAMQDLYEHADRPLPDYFPTEPAEQAYDTGRERWRNLIDREDVEIAKDSDTLQVTFPESMNFELHEYKRDPPMTVRIEKRGLDLIIKTPDEFFDWLGETTTGDPREGFLSRARSLLKR; this is encoded by the coding sequence ATGAAGTTCGACGTTCCACTCGATACCGGAAGTAGTGATCACAGCCACGTCGAGATTTTCAAGAGCTGGCGGTCATTCTCCGACGTATTCGATGGCGCAAAACGAATGCGTGTCGTCACCTACTGTGACTCTCCCGAGTTTATTCTGGATCTCTTCGAAGACCTCGACGACTTGGAGTCCTTAGAGGTGGTCGTCGGGGACGTCTCCGACTACCGCGAGCGCCTCATCGACAAGCCCGACCTCGCAGATCGGCTTGAACAGCTCAGGAGTGAAGGCAAGCTCGTAATCTACCTCTGTGAGAACAAGGAAGTTCACTCTAAGCTGTATCTCGTCGAGTACAACGACTCTGTCTTAGAAGAAGCGGATGAGGACGGCGATGAGGATCAGATGACCCTTGGCGGAGAGGCTCCGGTTGAAACCGAACCCGAGGACACCGATGACGGTACACCGGCGAAGGTCATCGTTGGCTCCCCGAATCTCTCTCGAAATGCATGGTCGAATCAGACGAACATAGGCGTCGTCTACGATACGAAGACGGACAGTGAGCTCTACGGGGAGTTTGAGGAGCTTTATCGCGATCACCGGGACTCGTACAACAGTGGTGGACCCTTCCTGGAAGATCTCTCCGAACAACTCGAACTCTCTGACGATGACCGAGAAGAAGTAATCAAACTGTACACCGAAGGGCGTGTGGGTACACAAGACGAACTAGGGGAGGTTCACGGTCGTCTCGCGGACCATATCGATGCAGAAGTTGAGGCGGTAGATCTCGCGCTCGATGGAGGCACGGATACCGTCGCAGAGCAGGAGTCAGAGGAGCCAGAGCTCGATACAGAAGACGAACCTGTCGAGAATGATCCTGATTTGGAAGATGCGCCACAGGACCGCATCACCTTGTCTCTACGCGGGTACGAAGAGTCAACAGTTGATACGTTGTCGCAGATGACTGACTTCGATGCGACAGTGTCGAATGATACGTTGACGACGACCCCAGATGCGTTCCAGCGGTATGCCCAACAGGTGTTCGATGTCCCGACAATGCACCTGAACGAGTCCAAGGACGAGCTGAAGTTCCATTACGACGGCACGGTCTATCGTGTCACGCAGCCACCGTCTAATCCAGAACGTGTCGACGAAGCGCTGGCCGAGATTGAGGACTACTTTGCGACGGTGGACAACTATGGGAATTCCAACAACCCAACAGCGGTCAAAGCCCACATGTATGAAGCACTACTCTGGTTCTTCTGGGCGCCGTTCGCCAATCGACAGGCTCAGTTCTATCGTGAGCACGGGATTAACCTCGACAAGGCTCTCCCGTACCTCTACGTCTTTGGCGAGTCAAACGGAGGAAAAGGGACATTCTGTCGATTTGCCCTGTCACTGATCAGTGGAAACCGTGTCGAAGCACCCGTCGACGCAGACGAAATTGGGAAGCGAAAAGTCCGGAATCTGCGTTCAGCACACACGTCGTTCCCCGTCGTCGTCGACGACATCACCAAGCAGAAGGTGAACTCGCTGGATACCCTTCGAAACTATTGGAGTGGATGGACCGGCGAAACGGCCTATCCGATGTTCGCCTTCATCTCGAACGATAAGCGCCCTGGAGAGTGGTTCCGTAACCGTGCTAAGATCCTCCGATTCGACGTGAATTTCATGACCTCACATCAGGGGGAAGCTGAAGTAAACCGTCTAATCGACACGGAGAACCCGATTTTCCAGTGGTTTGGGTACGAGTATCTCAACCGCGATCTCGAACTGGGAACTGACTCTGACGCACTTCGGGAAGTGAGAGCGGCCATGCAGGACCTCTATGAGCATGCCGACCGTCCACTGCCAGACTACTTCCCAACCGAACCGGCTGAGCAAGCATATGACACTGGCAGAGAGCGCTGGCGAAACCTCATCGACCGAGAGGACGTCGAAATTGCTAAAGACAGTGATACGCTACAGGTGACCTTCCCAGAGTCGATGAACTTCGAACTCCACGAGTACAAGCGCGACCCTCCGATGACGGTTCGAATTGAAAAGCGGGGGCTCGATTTGATCATTAAGACGCCGGACGAGTTCTTCGACTGGCTTGGGGAGACGACTACCGGCGATCCGCGAGAAGGATTCCTCTCACGCGCTCGTAGCCTTCTGAAGCGGTAA